One Papaver somniferum cultivar HN1 chromosome 10, ASM357369v1, whole genome shotgun sequence genomic window carries:
- the LOC113316583 gene encoding uncharacterized protein LOC113316583, with protein MTLVISFNSVIDDKLFSDWNGGSACGVVLKNEETMAIVLAADAQVHKVTLVTDEATGKVVGTKTQIYKTDANPKPVCKVCVIKGKFGCVSVGLRLGEDGVNLWVKYLADNTKPESTIEECIQILEKYRQERFANHADKETVEILLAGWDGDEPKLHYFNNSGNRPITGGIRAIGKGYATQLMALTNKNVRGSSLHVVVDAVQRSILDAHIADSTRIGQGVNVLIIRRNEKPNPMEIPYQTMDDLKNKFKTDKTTYNEMLQKKKEEKEAIRLRGSSSSKR; from the exons ATGACATTAGTTATATCTTTTAATTCAGTTATTGATGACAAATTATTTAGTGACTGGAATGGAGGATCAGCTTGTGGCGTTGTTTTGAAAAATGAAGAGACGATGGCTATTGTATTAGCGGCAGATGCCCAAGTTCACAAAGTAACACTTGTAACTGACGAAGCTACGGGTAAAGTAGTTGGTACAAAAACCCAGATTTACAAgacag ACGCTAACCCAAAACCAGTTTGCAAGGTGTGCGTCATAAAAGGTAAGTTTGGGTGCGTCTCTGTTGGTTTGCGACTAGGTGAAGACGGCGTCAATCTATGGGTTAAATATCTAGCGGATAAT ACGAAGCCCGAGTCCACAATAGAAGAATGCATACAAATTCTGGAAAAGTATCGTCAAGAGAGGTTTGCAAATCATGCCGATAAAGAGACTGTGGAAATTCTTTTAGCTGGATGGGATGGAGATGAG CCCAAACTTCACTACTTCAACAATAGCGGAAACAGACCAATTACAGGTGGAATACGTGCTATTGGAAAAGGATATGCCACACAACTGATGGCTCTTACAAACAAAAA CGTCAGAGGTTCGAGTTTGCACGTTGTTGTGGATGCTGTACAACGGTCAATTTTAGATGCACATATAGCAGATTCGACCAGAATTGGTCAAGGTGTTAATG TTTTGATCATACGCCGGAATGAGAAACCCAATCCCATGGAAATCCCATACCAGACAATGGATGATCTGAAGAATAAATTCAAAACTGATAAGACAACTTATAATGAAATGCtgcagaaaaagaaagaagaaaaagaagctaTT AGACTCAGGggatcttcatcttcaaaacGTTGA